A genomic stretch from Strongyloides ratti genome assembly S_ratti_ED321, chromosome : 1 includes:
- a CDS encoding Girdin, producing the protein MLKWFEHHLNSEYAMNGIGTCSSSEGDTNSVEYDSINFIKSNEIQKLECDTINNRNHLNHIRYRNGFSGNNYHNPQQESRSSIAGSIDYEVASINKNCENIEVPVQHYPVTSSASSKNTSPFQYRPMSFRQKSSSLTNKNKELPPPYGKKPPSYTQYQQINSRSGTPNLNMKHFKPKATSTPKTDNDVSSFFSSSQNNVPKEGERRHIDRENDKSLSVYENVEMEQDSYLYTEPNNSDKICEEEKWQNYGCL; encoded by the exons atgttgaaATGGT ttgaACATCATTTAAATTCAGAGTATGCAATGAATGGAATAGGTACCTGCAGTTCATCAGAAGGTGATACAAATTCAGTTGAATATGatagtataaattttattaaatcaaatgagatacaaaaattagaatgtgatacaattaataatagaaatCATTTAAATCATATTCGATATAGAAATGGATTTAGTGGtaataattatcataatCCTCAACAAGAATCACGTTCATCAATTGCAGGATCAATTGATTATGAAGTAGctagtataaataaaaattgtgaaAATATAGAAGTACCTGTTCAACATTATCCAGTGACTTCATCAGCATCATCAAAAAATACATCCCCATTTCAATATAGACCAATGTCATTTAGGCAAAAATCATCAagtttaacaaataaaaataaagaattacCTCCACCATATGGAAAAAAACCACCATCATATACACAATATCAACAAATTAATTCACGTTCAGGAACTccaaatttaaatatgaaacattttaaaCCTAAAGCAACATCAACTCCAAAAACTGATAATGATGTATCATCATTCTTCTCTTCATCACAAAATAATGTTCCAAAAGAGGGGGAACGTCGGCATATTGATCgtgaaaatgataaatcatTAAGTGTATATGAAAATGTAGAAATGGAACAAGAtagttatttatatacaGAACCTAACAATTCTGATAAAATATGTGAAGAAGAGAAATGGCAAAATTATGgatgtttataa